The sequence GAACTTCAATTTCCAGCAATCGCTTTAACAGATGAAAACGTCCTCTATGGCGTTATTCCTTTTTATGAGGCGTGTCAAGCGCATGGAATTAAGCCAATTATCGGCATGATGGCAACGATTATGGATGAACATGGCCATACTGATCAGCTCGTGCTGTTAGCAAAAAATAACGACGGGTATCGTCAACTTGTCCATATTGCTACAGCTATTCAAATGAATGATGGAAAGGGCATTTCTTTACTTGATTTCTCACATCATACGAGCGAACTCATCGGTATGACATGTGGGGTATACGGTCGGGTGGAGCAACATTTATTGAACGGCGAAATTGAGCAAGCTGAGGCGATCGTTCAAACGTATGCGAAGCTGTTTCAACGTGGCGATTTTTATATAAACGTGCAGCGACATGGCTTACAAGAACAAGAGCATTTGTTGTCACTACTTTTTGAACATAGTAAACGATGGGACATTCCGCTCGTGGCGACAAACGATGTACGCTACATGTATAAAGAGGATGCACTTGCTCTTGAATGTTTACTTGCGATGAAACACGGAAAGAAAATGGCTGACCCGACACGTCCGCGTTTAGCAACAAATGAATATCTTTTAAAAAGCGCTTATGAAATGGCCGCGTTATTTTCAAATGGTTATGAAGCGGTCGAGGAGACGGTACGCATTGCGCAACGATGTCATGTGACGTTTGAGTCTAAAAAATGGTTTATGCCGCGCTATCCTGTTCCTTCGGGGAAAACAGCTGACGAATATTTGCAAACGTGGTGTTGGGAGCAACTAACGAAACGGTTTCCTGATCGACCACAAGCATATGTCGCTCGATTGCAATATGAACTGCAAATCATTCAACAGATGAATTTTAGTGACTATTTTTTAATCGTTGCTGATTTTGTACGCTTTGCTCGTGAACGAGGCATACTAACGGGACCGGGACGTGGATCAGCCGCTGGATCGCTCGTCGCTTACATACTCGGTATTACCCAAGTCGACCCTTTGCAATATGGGTTATTGTTTGAGCGTTTTTTAAATCCAGCACGTTTATCTCTCCCGGATATTGATATCGATTTTCCTGATGATCGTCGTGAAGAAGTGATTCGTTACATTGAGCAAAAATACGGACCCGACCACGTTGCACAAATTGTGACGTTTGGAACTTTCGGGATGCGTTCTGCTGTTCGTGAAGTTGGTCGTGTTTTTGATGTCGATGAAAGCGAAATCCAACAAACGCTAGCAACCGGAAGCTTTGATCATACGCGCCCATGGCACTACGTTGCACAACGAATTGAAGGATTACCGAAGCATACGTCCGTTCATGCTGCCGGTATTGTGATCAGCCCCCGTCCATTAACGGACATCATCCCTCTTCAAAGCGGGCAGACGACAACATATGTGACACAATATGCAATGGATGCGCTTGAACGACTAGGACTACTAAAATTCGATTTACTTGCGCTTAAAAATTTAACGATGATCGAACAAATGATTCAAAGCATTGAACAACGTACAGGTCATCGTTTGAGTTTTGAAAACATGCCAATTGATGATCAAAAAACGTATGCTCTTTTCAGCCAAGGAGATACATTTGGCGTATTTCAGCTTGAGTCAGAAGGAATGAAGCGGGTATTGCGCGAATTACAACCGACAACGTTTGAAGATATCGTTGCAGTAAACGCCTTATTTCGTCCGGGACCGATGGAACAAATTCCAACATATATTGCTCGTAAACATGGCCGTGAACCGATCCGTTACATGCATGATGATTTGCAATCGATTTTGCAATCGACATATGGCGTCATCGTGTACCAAGAACAAATTATGAAAATCGCTGAACAAATGGCGAAATTTTCATTAGCTCAGGCAGATTTATTACGTCGAGCAATAAGTAAAAAAGACGTTGGACAAATGGAAAAAGAGAAAAAACACTTCATTGAGGGATGCATACAAAATGGGTATGATGCGCATCTCGCAAACGAATTGTATGAGCTTATCGTTCGTTTTGCTGGATATGGGTTTAACCGTAGCCACGCAGTAGCATATAGCTACATCGCATATATGCTTGCGTATATTAAAGCACATTATCCGCTTGATTTTTATGCTGCTGTACTAACAAACGTAAGTGGGCAAAAAGAAAAAATGATGCAATGTGTACACGAACTTCGGAGCAAAAAAATACGGCTACTCCCTCCTTCCATTGCACGGAGCGAAGGGCACTTTACTGTTGATGATAACGGTATTCGCTTTGGATTGTTAGCGATTAAGCAGGTGAGCGTTGCTTTTGTCAAAGAAGTGATTCGAGAGCGTCAAAAACGTCCATTTTCCGATTTTTTTGATTTTGTTTCACGGCTACGTATGGAATCTTCACAAAAAAAAGTGGTCGAGGCGCTTATTTTTTCAGGTTGTTTTGACGAGTTTCATATTGAACGTGCCACCCTTTACGCAAGCATCGATGTCGCGATTGAGCATGCGGAGTTGATGAATTTCTCTCTTCATGTACAACCAAAATACGTTCAAGCTGAGCCGTTATCGCTTATCGATCAACTAAAATATGAAAAACAATGGCTGAACGTATACGTGTCCCCTCATCCGGTTGAATCATTTTCACATTTTTATTCGATGTGGGGAGCAAAGCGCATGTATGAATGGACGAAAGAAAATGTGAATCATGGCAAAGTAATTGTATATGTTGAGGAGGTGACGAGAAAACGGACGAAAAAAGGGGAAGAA comes from Anoxybacillus flavithermus and encodes:
- the dnaE gene encoding DNA polymerase III subunit alpha, with product MSFIHLQVRSGYSLLSSTVKIEELVTRARELQFPAIALTDENVLYGVIPFYEACQAHGIKPIIGMMATIMDEHGHTDQLVLLAKNNDGYRQLVHIATAIQMNDGKGISLLDFSHHTSELIGMTCGVYGRVEQHLLNGEIEQAEAIVQTYAKLFQRGDFYINVQRHGLQEQEHLLSLLFEHSKRWDIPLVATNDVRYMYKEDALALECLLAMKHGKKMADPTRPRLATNEYLLKSAYEMAALFSNGYEAVEETVRIAQRCHVTFESKKWFMPRYPVPSGKTADEYLQTWCWEQLTKRFPDRPQAYVARLQYELQIIQQMNFSDYFLIVADFVRFARERGILTGPGRGSAAGSLVAYILGITQVDPLQYGLLFERFLNPARLSLPDIDIDFPDDRREEVIRYIEQKYGPDHVAQIVTFGTFGMRSAVREVGRVFDVDESEIQQTLATGSFDHTRPWHYVAQRIEGLPKHTSVHAAGIVISPRPLTDIIPLQSGQTTTYVTQYAMDALERLGLLKFDLLALKNLTMIEQMIQSIEQRTGHRLSFENMPIDDQKTYALFSQGDTFGVFQLESEGMKRVLRELQPTTFEDIVAVNALFRPGPMEQIPTYIARKHGREPIRYMHDDLQSILQSTYGVIVYQEQIMKIAEQMAKFSLAQADLLRRAISKKDVGQMEKEKKHFIEGCIQNGYDAHLANELYELIVRFAGYGFNRSHAVAYSYIAYMLAYIKAHYPLDFYAAVLTNVSGQKEKMMQCVHELRSKKIRLLPPSIARSEGHFTVDDNGIRFGLLAIKQVSVAFVKEVIRERQKRPFSDFFDFVSRLRMESSQKKVVEALIFSGCFDEFHIERATLYASIDVAIEHAELMNFSLHVQPKYVQAEPLSLIDQLKYEKQWLNVYVSPHPVESFSHFYSMWGAKRMYEWTKENVNHGKVIVYVEEVTRKRTKKGEEMAFATICDDSDEWQAVVFPTSYRRFHDLLQQGSILYMEGKIEQRSSGWHLIVQQVRKPVCVYIKIDEQHASPVVLKQLKDVLTAHRGHAPVILYYETERKKVQLSHEYAVSPNDESIRQLTALLGDGNIVVK